In Phlebotomus papatasi isolate M1 chromosome 1, Ppap_2.1, whole genome shotgun sequence, the following proteins share a genomic window:
- the LOC129803602 gene encoding solute carrier family 52, riboflavin transporter, member 3-B-like translates to MSPGLSADETMKLTSYKSFLHERKVLVDFLAILFGIGSWIGINSTFVQFPLLVAAAPEGWDLPSYIVVIIQLGNLGPLAYTLVQKYSPKKILDANVIYGILTVGCAAALAMCFVYDVTAIVGGVERSVWLFVVVFFLALVGCSSSVLFMPYMGRFREIYLITYLIGEGLSGFLPSILALIQGVGGNAHCVLRNNTEGQPEYELYTPPPRFETQHFFAFVTTFMAVSLGAFILLENLRICRKEYVAVKIEKGNKYTYDESSKFNESGEQLSVQEDSQVTSLSVTTYRILLILMAIICMFGNGIFPSIQSYSCLPYGNIAYHLTVTLSSIANPLACFLAVFLPHTSIRLITILSSIATAIGIYAVTTAVMSPAPPLLGNIWGEILVVISWTILNGLISYMKLSITSIFRFQGGKSLVWVGGVSQVGSFTGAILAFVLINYAGIFISYTPTCPAVP, encoded by the exons ATGTCTCCTGGTTTGTCCGCTGACGAAACCATGAAACTGACGTCATACAAATCGTTTCTTCATGAACGCAAGGTTCTCGTGGACTTTCTGGCCATCTTATTCGGGATCGGCTCATGGATTGGCATTAATTCTACATTTGTTCAATTCCCTCTGCTCGTCGCAGCGGCTCCTGAAGGATGGGACCTACCTTCATACATTGTAGTGATTATACAACTGGGCAACCTTGGTCCCCTCGCCTACACACTCGTCCAGAAGTACTCTCCGAAGAAGATTCTGGATGCAAATGTGATCTATGGGATATTAACTGTAGGATGTGCGGCTGCTCTGGCCATGTGCTTCGTCTATGATGTTACAGCAATCGTTGGAGGCGTGGAGAGGAGTGTTTGGCTGTTTGTTGTGGTGTTCTTCTTGGCTCTCGTGGGATGTTCCAGTTCTGTCCTCTTTATGCCCTATATGGGACGATTTAGAGAGATCTATCTCATCACATATCTCATTGGTGAGGGTCTCAGTGGCTTCCTGCCCAGTATTTTGGCCCTCATTCAGGGTGTTGGAGGCAATGCTCACTGTGTCTTGAGGAATAATACTGAGGGACAGCCAGAATATGAACTATACACACCACCACCTCGCTTCGAAACTCAGCATTTCTTTGCGTTTGTCACCACATTTATGGCTGTGAGCCTGGGTGCTTTTATTCTCCTGGAAAACCTCCGGATATGCAGGAAAGAGTATGTGGCGGTTAAAATTGAGAAGGGAAATAAGTACACGTACGATGAGTCGTCAAAATTCAATGAAAGTGGAGAGCAATTGTCTGTCCAGGAGGATTCTCAGGTGACCAGTCTCTCTGTGACCACGTACAGAATCCTTTTGATTCTCATGGCTATCATCTGCATGTTTGGCAATGGGATTTTCCCCAGCATTCAATCATATTCGTGCTTACCATACGGCAACATTGCCTATCATTTGACCGTGACCCTGAGCTCAATAGCCAATCCTCTAGCTTGCTTCTTGGCTGTCTTCTTGCCCCACACCTCAATCAGGCTAATAACTATATTGAGTTCGATTGCGACAGCAATTGGGATTTATGCTGTCACCACTGCTGTGATGAGTCCAGCTCCACCGCTCCTTGGGAATATTTGGGGAGAGATTTTGgtg GTGATATCTTGGACAATTCTCAATGGTCTCATTAGCTACATGAAATTATCCATAACATCAATATTCCGGTTCCAAGGTGGAAAATCACTCGTTTGGGTTGGAGGTGTTTCCCAAGTTGGCTCATTTACAGGGGCCATTCTCGCCTTTGTACT
- the LOC129805772 gene encoding uncharacterized protein LOC129805772 produces the protein MDKFLEQAIDTTFLNDAMFKNFGNKHEKEETKGLKSERYLPEAEEVDKELPVTESMQKFMSKKLSDLVAKQTYFVEESPRKKVSASPNDSGIRLLKDSQVYVKEENISNEQMELPRAPKKKKKPKISDELTENEKVQQSAICPDIILNQEDIRHWDTKTKGKIFHYREKKSKLYLQEPENEFTKIRKKNNWDESKIAKYKRKP, from the exons ATGGATAAATTTCTTGAGCAGGCAATTGATACTACGTTTCTGAATGATGCTATGTTCAAGAACTTTGGAAACAAGCATGAAAAAG aggaaACCAAGGGGCTTAAATCAGAGAGATACTTGCCGGAAGCCGAAGAAGTTGATAAAGAATTACCTGTGACAGAGTCTATGCAGAAATTCATGAGCAAGAAACTATCAGATTTGGTGGCCAAGCAGACCTATTTCGTGGAAGAGTCTCCAAGAAAGAAAGTTTCAGCATCTCCAAATGACTCAGGGATTCGTTTACTGAAGGATTCCCAGGTTTATGTTAAAGAAGAAAATATCTCTAATGAACAGATGGAACTCCCAAGAGCtccaaaaaagaagaaaaaaccaaaaatttctgATGAACTTACTGAAAATGAGAAAGTCCAACAATCTGCCATATGTCCGGATATTATCTTAAATCAAGAGGATATTAGACACTGGGATACAAAGACcaaaggaaaaatatttcactatagGGAGAAGAAGTCCAAACTCTACCTACAGGAGCCGGAAAATGAATTTACAAAgataagaaagaaaaataattggGATGAAAGTAAAATAGCAAAATACAAAAGGAAGCCATGA